A stretch of Pelecanus crispus isolate bPelCri1 chromosome 3, bPelCri1.pri, whole genome shotgun sequence DNA encodes these proteins:
- the C3H6orf58 gene encoding LOW QUALITY PROTEIN: protein LEG1 homolog (The sequence of the model RefSeq protein was modified relative to this genomic sequence to represent the inferred CDS: deleted 1 base in 1 codon) — protein MQPYFGIHALLIVTLTLSPVTAAAWREKYATGEDVYPPLWDLAPENLLDFLVKDNKIVINAWNYQERLGVYKNLLNSSAKYFTAFGSQNFGNILWGLPLQHGWQFRTGRLADPSSVTSCGYEDGDLLCISVRSWWSCMNYYLAIIPFLGAVEAGLFGQLQYEIEILPPEERRADFCYSVADCRSHIPKLMDKWKAYFEYLLSTEHQAMNPAIFSSFKLDDALHLMWRAHVASIAYALPKFQDSLKYLSDPEANFGEDWANAVDFIAATHFSTDLQTTNNFQAFLPQRMLTEGDVLPSISDFSPQQNRVLLSLRALHKANQLTGGLLLKLWQKAMSTEAGRKMGRKLIEDFASSQKFDQWEYIMI, from the exons ATGCAGCCATACTTTGGCATACATGCTCTTCTTATAGTAACTCTTACCCTGAGTCCAGTGACTGCTGCAgcatggagagaaaaatatgccACCGGAGAAGATGTGTATCCCCCTCTGTGGGACCTTGCACCTGAAAACCTGCTGGATTTCCTAGTAAAGGACAACAAAATTGTCATCAATGCTTGGAACTATCAAGAAAGACTGGGAGTATATAAGAACTTGCTAAActcttcagcaaaatattttactgcctTTGGATCCCAAAATTTTGGCAATATTCTCTGGGGATTACCGTTGCAGCATGGGTGGCAATTTCGTACAG GCAGATTAGCAGATCCTTCCAGTGTGACTTCCTGTGGCTATGAAGATGGAGACCTCCTGTGCATATCTGTAAGAAGCTGGTGGTCCT GTATGAACTACTACCTGGCTATTATACCCTTTCTGGGGGCAGTGGAGGCTGGTCTCTTTGGACAGCTGCAGTACGAGATAGAAATACTGCCACCAGAGGAGCGAAGAGCTGATTTCTGTTATAGTGTTGCTGACTGCCGGTCTCACATTCCCAAGCTCATGGATAAGTGGAAGGCCTATTTTgaa tatCTGTTGTCTACAGAACATCAAGCCATGAACCCTGCAATCTTCTCCTCCTTCAAACTGGATGATGCCCTCCATCTCATGTGGAGGGCACATGTCGCCTCCATTGCTTATGCGCTGCCCAAGTTCCAGGACAG CTTAAAATATCTCTCTGATCCAGAAGCAAATTTCGGTGAAGACTGGGCTAATGCTGTAGATTTCATTGCAGCCACACACTTTTCTACAGATTTACAGACTACAAACAACTTCCAGGCTTTCCTGCCCCAGAGGATGCTCACTGAAGGGGATGTCCTCCCATCCATTAGTGACTTCAGTCCACAGCAAAATAGAGTCCTGCTTTCACTGAGAGCTCTTCACAAAGCAAATCAATTAACAG GAGGATTGTTGCTGAAGCTCTGGCAAAAGGCTATGTCTactgaagcaggaagaaaaatgggcCGAAAGCTGATTGAAGACTTTGCTTCGAGCCAGAAGTTTGAC CAGTGGGAATATATAATGATTTGA